One stretch of Enterobacter sp. RHBSTW-00994 DNA includes these proteins:
- the flgB gene encoding flagellar basal body rod protein FlgB, translated as MLDKLDAALRFQQEALNLRAQRQEILAANIANADTPGFQARDIDFSSELKKVMERGRAEGTGVALALTSSRHIPAQAMTAPTTDLLYRIPDQPSLDGNTVDMDRERTQFADNSLKYQTGLTLLGGQIKGMMSVLQGGN; from the coding sequence ATGCTCGATAAACTCGACGCCGCGTTACGTTTTCAGCAGGAAGCGCTCAATTTACGTGCCCAGCGGCAGGAGATTTTGGCCGCCAACATCGCTAACGCGGATACCCCAGGGTTTCAGGCGCGCGATATTGATTTTTCCAGTGAGCTAAAAAAAGTGATGGAGCGTGGACGTGCCGAAGGTACGGGGGTTGCACTTGCATTGACATCCTCACGCCATATTCCCGCTCAGGCGATGACTGCGCCAACGACTGACTTACTTTATCGCATTCCCGACCAGCCTTCCCTCGACGGCAACACCGTTGATATGGACCGGGAACGTACACAGTTTGCCGATAACAGCCTGAAATATCAGACAGGACTGACCCTACTCGGTGGACAAATCAAAGGCATGATGAGCGTCCTGCAGGGGGGCAACTAG
- the flgC gene encoding flagellar basal body rod protein FlgC has protein sequence MALLNIFDIAGSALTAQSKRLNVAASNLANADSVTGPDGQPYRAKQVVFQVDAAPGAATGGVKVSEVVESQAPDKLVYEPGNPLADASGYVKMPNVDVVGEMVNSMSASRSYQANVEVLNTVKSMMLKTLTLGQ, from the coding sequence ATGGCCTTGCTGAATATTTTTGATATCGCCGGTTCGGCGCTAACGGCACAGTCTAAACGTCTGAACGTTGCCGCCAGTAACCTGGCTAACGCCGACAGCGTAACCGGACCTGATGGGCAGCCTTATCGTGCGAAACAGGTCGTCTTTCAGGTCGATGCTGCACCGGGTGCAGCGACGGGCGGCGTGAAAGTCTCTGAAGTGGTAGAAAGCCAGGCACCAGACAAGCTGGTTTACGAACCAGGTAACCCTCTGGCAGATGCCAGCGGTTACGTAAAAATGCCAAACGTGGATGTGGTGGGCGAAATGGTTAACTCCATGTCTGCGTCTCGCAGCTACCAGGCAAACGTCGAAGTGCTTAATACCGTGAAGAGCATGATGCTCAAAACGCTCACTCTCGGCCAGTAA
- the flgD gene encoding flagellar hook assembly protein FlgD, with amino-acid sequence MSIAVKVNDTTNSTATSSTSSTSLTGNSASDLQSSFLTLLVAQLKNQDPTNPMQNNELTTQLAQISTVSGIEKLNTTLGSVSGQIDSSQSLQAASLIGHGVMIPGTTILAGSSTTDGTTTTSTTPFGIELQQAADKVTATITDSGGNVVRTIDIGELKAGVHTFTWDGSLTDGTTAPNGSYKVAINASSGTTQLTAQPLQFALVQGVIKGSDGNKLDLGTSGTTTLDEVRQII; translated from the coding sequence ATGTCCATCGCTGTAAAAGTGAATGATACGACGAACTCGACTGCAACGAGTTCAACCAGTTCCACTTCTCTGACGGGAAACAGCGCATCCGACCTGCAAAGCAGCTTCTTGACGCTGCTGGTCGCGCAGTTGAAGAACCAGGACCCGACAAACCCGATGCAGAATAACGAACTGACTACGCAGCTTGCGCAGATCAGTACGGTGAGTGGCATTGAAAAACTCAACACCACGCTGGGGTCAGTTTCTGGTCAAATCGACAGCAGCCAGTCACTGCAGGCTGCGAGCCTGATTGGTCACGGTGTCATGATCCCGGGTACAACCATTTTGGCGGGGTCGAGCACGACAGACGGAACCACCACCACATCAACAACACCATTTGGCATTGAGCTGCAGCAGGCAGCCGACAAAGTGACGGCAACGATCACCGACTCCGGTGGCAACGTTGTGCGTACGATTGATATCGGTGAACTGAAAGCCGGTGTTCATACCTTTACCTGGGATGGCAGCCTGACGGATGGGACTACCGCACCAAACGGTTCGTACAAAGTGGCCATCAACGCCAGTTCCGGAACAACTCAGTTGACCGCTCAGCCACTGCAATTTGCCCTTGTTCAGGGGGTGATTAAAGGCAGTGATGGTAACAAACTGGATTTGGGTACTTCAGGTACTACCACACTCGACGAAGTTCGGCAGATTATCTAA
- the flgE gene encoding flagellar hook protein FlgE: MAFSQAVSGLNAAATNLDVIGNNIANSATYGFKSGSASFADMFAGSKVGLGVKVAGITQDFTDGTTTNTGRGLDVAISQNGFFRMVDSNGSVFYSRNGQFKLDENRNLVNMQGLQLTGYPVAGTPPSVQTGANPQAINIPNTLMAAKSTTTATQQINLNSTDTIPTAAFDPTNSDSYNKKGTVTVFDSQGNAHNMYVYYVKTANNKWDLYTQDGSVANAATTKAAQMSFDTSGNLNGIYNYDAAGVLSGTPNANPAINITTDALSGATPATFSLSFLNSMQQNTGANNVVSTTQNGYKPGDLVSYQINDDGTVVGNYSNEQKQVLGQIVLANFANNEGLQSEGDNVWSATQSSGVALLGTAGTGNFGTLTNGALEASNVDLSKELVNMIVAQRNYQSNAQTIKTQDQILNTLVNLR; the protein is encoded by the coding sequence ATGGCCTTTTCTCAAGCGGTCAGCGGCCTGAATGCTGCGGCCACCAACCTGGATGTCATTGGCAACAACATCGCCAACTCCGCGACCTATGGTTTTAAATCCGGTTCTGCCTCTTTTGCAGATATGTTTGCCGGTTCCAAAGTTGGCCTGGGCGTTAAAGTCGCTGGCATCACTCAGGACTTCACCGACGGTACGACCACCAATACCGGTCGTGGCCTGGACGTTGCCATCAGCCAGAACGGTTTCTTCCGTATGGTTGATAGCAACGGCTCTGTGTTTTACAGCCGTAACGGCCAGTTCAAGCTGGACGAAAACCGTAACCTGGTGAACATGCAGGGCCTGCAGCTGACCGGTTATCCGGTTGCGGGGACGCCTCCATCCGTTCAGACCGGTGCGAACCCACAGGCGATCAATATCCCGAATACCCTGATGGCAGCTAAGTCGACCACCACGGCGACTCAGCAGATCAACCTGAACTCCACGGATACGATTCCTACAGCGGCCTTTGATCCGACAAACTCGGATAGCTACAACAAAAAAGGGACTGTGACGGTATTCGACAGCCAGGGTAATGCCCACAACATGTATGTTTACTATGTCAAAACAGCAAACAACAAATGGGATCTTTACACCCAGGACGGCAGTGTCGCGAATGCCGCGACAACCAAAGCGGCACAGATGAGCTTTGATACCAGCGGCAATCTGAACGGGATCTATAACTACGATGCAGCTGGCGTGCTGAGTGGTACACCGAACGCAAACCCAGCGATTAACATTACGACGGATGCGCTCAGTGGCGCGACGCCAGCAACGTTCTCCCTGAGTTTCCTGAACTCTATGCAGCAGAACACGGGCGCGAACAACGTCGTCAGTACTACTCAGAATGGTTACAAACCCGGTGATTTGGTGAGCTACCAGATCAACGACGACGGTACTGTTGTCGGTAACTACTCGAACGAGCAGAAACAGGTTCTGGGCCAGATCGTGCTGGCGAACTTTGCGAACAACGAAGGTCTGCAATCGGAAGGCGATAACGTCTGGTCTGCCACTCAGTCCTCAGGCGTCGCACTGTTAGGGACAGCTGGTACGGGTAATTTCGGCACACTGACAAACGGTGCGCTGGAAGCGTCTAACGTCGATCTGAGTAAAGAGCTGGTGAACATGATTGTCGCGCAACGTAACTATCAGTCGAATGCGCAGACGATCAAAACCCAGGATCAGATCCTCAACACGCTGGTTAACCTGCGTTAA
- a CDS encoding flagellar basal body rod protein FlgF gives MDHAIYTAMGAASQTLNQQAVTASNLANASTPGFRAQLNALRAVPVEGLSLPTRTLVTASTPGADMTPGQMDYTSRPLDVALQQDGWLAVQTADGSEGYTRNGNIQVDATGRLTIQGHPVIGEAGPLTVPEGSELTIAADGTISALNPGDPANTVAPVGRLKLVKADGKEVQRGDDGMFRLTATAQAARGPALQADPSIRVMSGVLEGSNVKPVEAMTDMIASARRFEMQMKVISSVDENASKANQLLAMS, from the coding sequence ATGGATCACGCAATATATACAGCGATGGGCGCGGCAAGCCAGACGCTCAATCAGCAGGCGGTTACCGCCAGTAACCTGGCGAATGCCTCTACACCTGGCTTTCGCGCTCAGCTTAATGCGCTGCGCGCCGTGCCGGTAGAAGGGCTGTCATTACCGACGCGTACGCTGGTGACTGCCTCCACGCCTGGTGCTGACATGACGCCAGGCCAGATGGATTACACCTCACGCCCGCTGGACGTTGCTCTGCAACAGGATGGCTGGCTGGCCGTGCAAACAGCTGATGGCAGCGAAGGCTATACCCGAAACGGTAATATCCAGGTGGATGCGACCGGCCGGTTAACGATTCAGGGACACCCGGTGATTGGTGAAGCTGGACCGCTCACCGTGCCGGAAGGATCTGAGCTGACCATCGCGGCGGACGGGACCATCTCGGCATTAAACCCGGGTGACCCGGCAAATACCGTTGCGCCAGTTGGGCGTCTGAAGCTGGTAAAAGCCGATGGTAAAGAAGTGCAGCGTGGTGATGACGGCATGTTCCGTCTTACCGCGACAGCACAGGCAGCACGTGGGCCCGCTTTACAGGCCGATCCGAGCATTCGCGTGATGTCGGGTGTGTTGGAAGGCAGTAACGTCAAACCGGTTGAAGCGATGACCGATATGATCGCCAGCGCACGTCGTTTTGAAATGCAGATGAAGGTTATCAGCAGCGTGGATGAAAACGCGAGCAAAGCTAACCAACTACTGGCTATGAGTTAA
- the flgG gene encoding flagellar basal-body rod protein FlgG, whose protein sequence is MISSLWIAKTGLDAQQTNMDVIANNLANVSTNGFKRQRAVFEDLLYQTIRQPGAQSSEQTTLPSGLQIGTGVRPVATERLHSQGNLSQTNNSKDVAIKGQGFFQVQLPDGTSAYTRDGSFQVDQNGQLVTAGGFQVQPAITIPANALSITIGRDGVVSVTQQGQAAPVQVGQLNLTTFMNDTGLESIGENLYTETQSSGTPNESTPGLNGAGLLYQGYVETSNVNVAEELVNMIQVQRAYEINSKAVSTTDQMLQKLTQL, encoded by the coding sequence ATGATCAGCTCTTTATGGATCGCGAAAACCGGCCTGGACGCACAGCAAACCAATATGGATGTTATCGCCAACAACCTGGCGAACGTTAGCACCAATGGTTTTAAACGTCAGCGCGCCGTTTTCGAAGATTTGCTTTACCAGACCATTCGTCAGCCGGGTGCGCAGTCTTCTGAGCAAACGACGCTGCCGTCCGGTTTGCAGATTGGTACAGGTGTTCGCCCGGTTGCGACCGAACGTCTGCACAGCCAGGGCAACCTGTCACAGACCAATAACAGCAAAGACGTGGCGATTAAAGGTCAGGGGTTCTTCCAGGTTCAGTTACCTGATGGAACCTCAGCCTATACCCGTGATGGCTCTTTCCAGGTGGACCAGAATGGTCAGTTGGTCACGGCGGGTGGCTTCCAGGTTCAGCCTGCGATCACGATCCCGGCTAATGCCCTGAGTATCACCATTGGGCGTGATGGCGTGGTGAGTGTGACGCAGCAAGGTCAGGCCGCACCAGTACAGGTAGGACAGCTTAACCTGACAACCTTCATGAACGATACGGGTCTGGAAAGCATTGGTGAGAACCTTTATACCGAAACGCAATCCTCCGGCACGCCGAACGAAAGTACCCCAGGTCTTAACGGTGCAGGCCTTCTGTATCAGGGGTATGTAGAAACCTCTAACGTAAACGTTGCAGAAGAGCTGGTGAACATGATCCAGGTCCAGCGCGCGTATGAAATTAACAGTAAAGCAGTGTCGACGACTGACCAGATGCTGCAAAAACTGACGCAACTCTAA
- the flgH gene encoding flagellar basal body L-ring protein FlgH produces MQKNAAFRYPIVTVLAVALSGCALIPSKPLVQGATTAQPVPGPSPVVNGSIFQTAQPINYGYQPLFEDRRPRNVGDTLTIVLQENVSASKSSSANASRDGKTNFGFDTVPRYLQGLFGNARADVDASGGNTFNGKGGANASNTFSGTLTVTVDQVLVNGNLHVVGEKQIAINQGTEFIRFSGVVNPRTISGSNTVPSTQVADARIEYVGNGYINEAQNMGWLQRFFLNLSPM; encoded by the coding sequence ATGCAAAAAAACGCGGCGTTTCGTTATCCTATAGTGACTGTCCTGGCTGTGGCTCTGAGTGGCTGTGCCTTGATCCCGTCGAAACCTTTGGTGCAGGGTGCGACTACCGCCCAACCCGTTCCAGGTCCTTCGCCTGTTGTGAACGGCTCAATTTTCCAGACCGCGCAGCCGATTAATTATGGCTATCAACCGCTGTTTGAAGACCGTCGTCCACGTAATGTCGGCGATACATTGACCATTGTGCTGCAGGAAAACGTCAGTGCGAGCAAAAGCTCGTCTGCGAATGCCAGCCGCGATGGCAAAACGAATTTCGGTTTCGACACTGTTCCGCGTTACCTGCAAGGGCTGTTTGGTAATGCGCGTGCTGATGTTGATGCTTCTGGCGGCAATACCTTTAATGGTAAAGGTGGGGCGAACGCCAGCAATACCTTTAGCGGCACGCTGACGGTAACGGTTGACCAGGTGCTGGTTAACGGCAATTTACACGTTGTGGGTGAAAAACAGATCGCCATCAACCAGGGTACTGAGTTCATCCGCTTCTCTGGTGTGGTTAACCCTCGCACCATCAGTGGCAGCAATACCGTTCCGTCCACTCAGGTGGCGGATGCGCGCATTGAATACGTCGGTAACGGCTATATCAACGAAGCGCAAAATATGGGCTGGCTGCAACGTTTCTTCCTTAATTTATCGCCGATGTAA
- a CDS encoding flagellar basal body P-ring protein FlgI: MFKSLFAVVLALVATFAQAERIRDLTSVQGVRENSLIGYGLVVGLDGTGDQTTQTPFTTQSLNNMLSQLGITVPAGTNMQLKNVAAVMVTASYPAFSRQGQTIDVVVSSMGNAKSLRGGTLLMTPLKGVDSQVYALAQGNILVGGAGASAGGSSVQVNQLNGGRITNGAIIERELPTQFGTGNTINLQLNDDDFTLAQQIADTINRGRGYGSATALDARTVQIRVSSGGSNQVRLLADIQNMEVNVTPQDAKIVINSRTGSVVMNREVTLDSCAVAQGNLSVTVNRSANVSQPNTPFGGGQTVVTPQTQIDLRQSGGSLQSVRSSANLNSVVRALNALGATPMDLMSILQSMQSAGCLRAKLEII; this comes from the coding sequence ATGTTTAAATCCCTCTTCGCAGTGGTGCTGGCCCTGGTGGCGACCTTCGCCCAGGCTGAGCGCATTCGCGATCTCACCAGTGTACAAGGCGTGCGAGAAAACTCCTTAATTGGCTATGGCCTTGTGGTCGGTCTGGATGGTACAGGTGACCAGACGACTCAAACGCCTTTTACGACACAGAGTTTAAATAACATGCTCTCCCAGTTAGGTATTACCGTACCGGCCGGGACCAATATGCAGTTAAAAAACGTGGCGGCAGTTATGGTGACGGCCTCTTACCCGGCATTTTCACGCCAGGGGCAAACCATCGATGTGGTGGTTTCCTCTATGGGTAACGCCAAAAGCCTGCGTGGTGGTACGTTGTTGATGACGCCACTGAAAGGTGTCGATAGTCAGGTGTATGCACTGGCTCAGGGTAACATTCTGGTTGGTGGTGCAGGTGCATCAGCGGGAGGCAGCAGCGTTCAGGTAAACCAGTTGAATGGCGGGCGTATCACCAACGGTGCAATCATTGAGCGTGAATTGCCGACTCAGTTTGGGACGGGCAACACCATTAATTTACAGCTGAACGACGACGACTTTACGCTGGCACAACAGATTGCCGACACCATCAACCGTGGCCGTGGCTACGGGAGTGCGACAGCGCTGGATGCGCGTACTGTTCAAATTCGTGTCTCCAGCGGTGGCAGTAATCAGGTTCGCCTGCTGGCAGATATCCAGAATATGGAAGTTAATGTCACACCGCAGGACGCTAAAATCGTTATCAACTCCCGTACCGGATCGGTAGTCATGAACCGTGAAGTGACGCTGGACAGTTGTGCTGTGGCACAGGGTAATCTCTCTGTGACGGTGAACCGCTCGGCCAACGTGAGCCAGCCGAATACGCCATTTGGTGGTGGTCAGACGGTTGTTACTCCGCAAACGCAGATTGATTTGCGCCAGAGTGGAGGGTCACTTCAAAGTGTACGCTCCAGTGCCAACCTGAACAGCGTAGTGCGCGCACTTAACGCGCTGGGTGCAACGCCGATGGATCTGATGTCCATTCTGCAGTCCATGCAAAGTGCAGGCTGTCTGCGTGCCAAACTGGAAATCATCTAA
- the flgJ gene encoding flagellar assembly peptidoglycan hydrolase FlgJ gives MLTDSKLLTSAAWDAQSLNDLKTKAGKDPAANIRPVARQVEGMFVQMMLKSMREALPKDGIFSSDSTRLYTSMYDQQIAQQMTAGKGLGLADMIVRQTAAAQGVQPEDQPQQVPMKFDLETVTSYQNQALTQMVRKAMPKTSGGSDEPLSGDSKDFLAQLSLPARLASEQSGVPHHLILAQAALESGWGQRQIRKENGEPSFNIFGVKASSGWKGPTTEITTTEYENGAAVKVKAKFRVYSSYLEALSDYVGLLSRNPRYTAVTQAATPEQGAQALQNAGYATDPNYARKLTSMIQQLKSMGEKVSKAYSTDIENLF, from the coding sequence ATGCTGACTGATAGCAAACTGCTGACCAGTGCCGCCTGGGATGCCCAGTCGCTCAATGACCTGAAAACGAAAGCAGGTAAAGACCCGGCAGCGAATATCCGCCCGGTTGCCCGCCAGGTTGAAGGGATGTTTGTACAGATGATGTTGAAAAGCATGCGTGAAGCCCTGCCAAAAGACGGGATTTTCAGCAGTGATTCAACGCGACTGTACACCAGCATGTACGACCAGCAGATTGCACAGCAGATGACCGCCGGTAAAGGCCTGGGTCTGGCTGACATGATTGTGAGGCAGACTGCTGCCGCACAAGGTGTACAGCCAGAGGACCAGCCTCAGCAAGTGCCGATGAAGTTCGATCTGGAAACGGTGACCAGTTATCAGAACCAGGCGTTGACGCAAATGGTGCGTAAAGCAATGCCGAAGACTTCCGGGGGAAGTGATGAGCCGCTCTCTGGAGACAGCAAAGACTTCCTGGCGCAGCTTTCCTTGCCTGCACGTCTGGCCAGTGAACAGAGTGGCGTGCCGCATCACCTTATTCTGGCCCAGGCGGCGCTCGAGTCTGGCTGGGGTCAGCGGCAAATTCGTAAGGAAAACGGCGAGCCAAGCTTTAACATTTTTGGCGTGAAGGCTTCTTCAGGCTGGAAAGGGCCGACGACAGAAATTACCACCACTGAATATGAAAACGGTGCTGCTGTTAAGGTCAAAGCCAAATTCCGCGTATACAGCTCTTACCTTGAAGCGCTCTCGGACTATGTTGGCCTGCTTAGCCGAAATCCGCGTTATACCGCAGTGACTCAGGCGGCAACGCCAGAGCAGGGCGCGCAAGCGCTGCAAAATGCCGGATATGCAACCGATCCTAACTATGCGCGTAAGCTGACCAGCATGATCCAGCAATTGAAATCGATGGGCGAGAAAGTCAGCAAAGCCTATAGCACAGATATTGAAAATCTGTTCTGA
- the flgK gene encoding flagellar hook-associated protein FlgK translates to MSSLINSAMSGLSAAQAALNTVSNNISSYNVAGYTRQSTVLTASNSTLTGGGWVGNGVYVSGVQREYDSFITNQLRAAQTQSSGLTTRYQQMSKIDDVLSDTTNSLSTTLQSFFTSLQTLVSNAEDPAARQTVLGKADGLVNQFKVNDQYLRDQDKQVNTAISTSVDQINNYAKQIANLNDQISRLTGVGAGASPNNLLDQRDQLVNELNQIVGVEVSVQDSGTMNIALANGYSLVQGSTAGQLAAVPSSADPSRTTVAFVDQASGNVEIPEKQLTTGSLGGLLTFRSEDLDKARNNLNQMALAFADAMNTQHEAGFDASGVAGGKLFDFGSPAVLSNSKNGGTAAVTASVATSSKVQATDYKLEFNGTNWTVTRTADKTSFTATPDGSGNMTFDGLTVNVTGTANTKDSFTVKPVVDVIVNMDLAISDESKLAMASVSGGGDSDNRNGQKMLDLQNSKIVGGNKTFNDAYASLVSTVGSTTSSLKTSSATKANVVTQLSNQQQSISGVNLDEEYGNLQRYQQYYLANAQVLQTASTLFDAIINIR, encoded by the coding sequence ATGTCCAGTTTGATTAACAGCGCCATGAGTGGCCTCAGTGCCGCACAGGCTGCACTGAATACCGTCAGTAATAATATTTCAAGCTATAACGTGGCAGGCTATACCCGCCAAAGTACAGTGCTGACCGCATCAAACAGCACATTGACCGGTGGTGGTTGGGTAGGCAACGGGGTGTATGTCTCCGGTGTGCAGCGTGAATATGATTCATTCATTACTAACCAACTGCGTGCAGCACAAACGCAGAGCAGTGGCCTGACGACACGCTATCAGCAGATGTCGAAAATTGACGACGTTCTTTCTGATACCACAAATTCGCTGTCGACCACTTTGCAGAGTTTCTTTACCAGCCTGCAAACGCTGGTGAGTAATGCCGAAGATCCTGCGGCGCGTCAGACTGTACTGGGCAAAGCGGATGGGCTGGTAAACCAGTTCAAGGTGAATGACCAGTACCTGCGTGACCAGGATAAACAGGTTAATACCGCGATTTCTACCAGTGTTGATCAGATCAACAACTACGCTAAGCAGATCGCAAACCTGAACGATCAGATTTCTCGTCTGACCGGCGTGGGTGCGGGCGCATCGCCGAACAATTTGCTCGATCAACGCGATCAACTAGTGAACGAGTTGAACCAGATTGTTGGTGTGGAAGTGTCTGTTCAGGATAGTGGCACAATGAACATTGCCCTGGCGAATGGCTATAGCCTCGTTCAGGGAAGCACCGCAGGTCAGCTTGCGGCTGTTCCATCCAGTGCAGACCCTTCACGCACAACTGTTGCTTTTGTTGACCAGGCATCGGGAAATGTTGAGATCCCTGAGAAACAGTTGACCACTGGCTCATTAGGCGGATTGTTAACGTTCCGTTCAGAAGATCTGGATAAAGCACGTAACAACCTCAACCAGATGGCTCTCGCTTTTGCTGACGCAATGAACACTCAGCATGAAGCTGGGTTCGATGCAAGCGGTGTGGCAGGCGGTAAATTATTTGATTTCGGTTCTCCAGCGGTGCTGAGCAACAGCAAGAATGGGGGAACTGCTGCGGTCACTGCCTCTGTTGCTACCAGTAGTAAAGTGCAGGCCACAGACTATAAGCTGGAATTTAACGGAACAAACTGGACCGTTACTCGTACTGCTGACAAAACAAGCTTTACGGCAACGCCCGATGGCAGCGGCAACATGACGTTTGATGGTCTTACTGTTAATGTCACCGGGACAGCAAACACGAAAGACAGCTTCACCGTAAAACCAGTTGTCGACGTTATCGTGAATATGGATTTGGCGATTAGCGATGAATCCAAACTGGCAATGGCATCGGTAAGCGGCGGCGGTGACAGTGACAACCGCAATGGCCAGAAGATGCTGGATTTACAGAACAGCAAGATTGTGGGCGGGAATAAAACCTTCAACGATGCCTATGCGTCGCTGGTCAGTACCGTGGGAAGTACAACGTCTTCACTGAAGACGAGTAGCGCAACTAAAGCAAACGTGGTGACGCAACTGAGCAACCAGCAGCAGTCCATCTCCGGGGTTAACCTTGATGAAGAGTACGGTAACCTGCAGCGCTATCAACAGTATTATCTGGCAAACGCTCAGGTGCTGCAGACAGCGAGTACGTTGTTTGACGCGATAATCAACATTCGCTAA
- the flgL gene encoding flagellar hook-associated protein FlgL, translating into MRISTQMMYEQNMRGITDSQSKWLGYGEQMSTGKRVNRPSDDPIAASQAVVLSQAQTQNSQFALARTFASQKVSLEESVLTQVTQAIQSAQEKVVNGSNGTLSDNDRASLATDLKGLRDQLMNLANSTDGNGRYIFAGYNTEAAAFDQATGDYNGGSTAISQQVDAARTMQISHTGTEVFASFTSNATPEPGGATPEKNLFKILDNVITSLNTPVEGNQAQAEIESANMSVANRGLHNALENVLTVRADIGTKMNELSQLDTLGDDRALGQTKQMSDLVDVDWNSAISSYTMQQAALQASYKAFSDMQGMSLFQLNK; encoded by the coding sequence ATGCGTATTAGCACCCAGATGATGTATGAGCAGAACATGCGGGGGATCACTGATTCCCAGAGCAAGTGGTTGGGTTATGGCGAGCAAATGTCGACGGGCAAGCGTGTTAACCGCCCTTCGGATGACCCCATTGCGGCCTCACAGGCTGTGGTTCTGTCTCAGGCACAAACTCAGAATAGCCAGTTTGCGCTTGCCCGTACTTTCGCCTCGCAGAAAGTCTCTCTGGAAGAGAGCGTGTTAACCCAGGTGACACAGGCCATCCAGAGCGCGCAGGAGAAAGTCGTTAACGGTTCCAATGGAACCTTAAGTGATAATGACCGTGCTTCTCTGGCGACCGACCTGAAAGGGTTGCGCGATCAATTGATGAACCTTGCAAACAGCACCGATGGAAATGGTCGTTATATCTTTGCGGGCTATAACACTGAAGCGGCTGCTTTTGACCAGGCAACCGGTGACTACAATGGCGGAAGCACGGCAATTAGCCAGCAGGTTGATGCGGCACGTACCATGCAGATTAGCCATACCGGAACTGAGGTTTTTGCCAGCTTTACCAGCAACGCAACCCCAGAACCTGGTGGTGCTACACCGGAAAAGAACCTCTTCAAGATCCTGGATAATGTGATCACCTCGTTGAACACTCCGGTTGAAGGCAATCAGGCTCAGGCTGAGATTGAAAGTGCCAATATGAGTGTGGCTAATCGCGGTTTGCATAATGCGCTGGAGAACGTTCTGACGGTTCGTGCAGACATTGGTACAAAGATGAATGAACTGAGTCAACTCGATACGCTGGGTGACGATCGGGCACTGGGACAGACTAAGCAGATGAGTGACCTGGTTGATGTTGACTGGAACTCGGCTATTTCGTCTTACACCATGCAGCAGGCTGCATTGCAGGCATCGTATAAAGCGTTCAGTGACATGCAGGGTATGTCTCTGTTCCAGCTTAATAAATAA